The Sediminispirochaeta bajacaliforniensis DSM 16054 genome has a segment encoding these proteins:
- a CDS encoding sulfurtransferase TusA family protein, translating to MKEVELDCYGEACPVPLVKAQNKLKELEVGDVLIVQLDHSCAMKNVPEWARKEGHNVEVEEIDDGEWEVVIEKMK from the coding sequence ATGAAGGAAGTAGAACTTGATTGTTATGGTGAAGCTTGTCCGGTACCCCTGGTAAAGGCACAGAATAAATTGAAGGAACTTGAGGTTGGTGATGTGCTGATTGTCCAGCTTGACCATAGCTGTGCCATGAAGAATGTTCCCGAATGGGCACGCAAAGAGGGCCACAACGTCGAAGTCGAAGAGATTGACGACGGTGAGTGGGAAGTGGTCATTGAGAAGATGAAATAA
- a CDS encoding MFS transporter: MKKRNYIAYGLGDLYGGGSFFIISTFSMYFLINVAGLNPLLAGLVPGFGKIWDSVSDPLMGYISDHTKSRLGRRRVFFLIAILPIAVTFTLLWLPVSFSGQLTTFLYYVFAYLFFYSCSTMVLVPYSALSAEMTLDFTERNRLTGTRMVFSMIATLIGGVVVQPLINAFPSQEHGHLVMGLVFGIFFAVPYLFVFLGTWELPVIQKPLDKGKSVFRNFGSIYQNRSFRIHIIMYICSYAAMDILMAWLKFYLIDYLRRPDFITVGLGTILVSQMAALPLYVGLADKRGHAVSYRMGLMLWGLAIAMMAFQTPDGSVVVLFLNCLLIGGGMSAGVVIPFQLLPFVTDVDTLMTGEHRAGTYAGAMTLIRKLIQGAFVLPMLGLLLNSIGYTPHPADVELVQSASTIFWLRGLFIAFPLLLILVGIKASTRFPITPESHALLRSELERVEAGGRREDASERTKAICMQLTGKPY; this comes from the coding sequence ATGAAAAAGCGCAATTACATCGCTTACGGTTTAGGCGATCTATACGGCGGTGGTTCCTTTTTTATCATAAGTACCTTTTCCATGTATTTTCTGATCAATGTAGCGGGACTTAATCCTCTTCTCGCCGGCCTGGTACCTGGTTTCGGAAAGATCTGGGATTCTGTTTCAGATCCGCTTATGGGGTATATAAGCGATCACACAAAGAGCCGTTTGGGGCGTAGGCGAGTTTTCTTCCTCATTGCCATACTTCCCATTGCCGTTACATTTACCCTCCTGTGGCTGCCCGTTTCATTTTCCGGTCAGCTTACCACGTTCCTCTATTATGTCTTTGCGTATCTCTTTTTCTACAGCTGTTCGACCATGGTTTTGGTCCCCTATTCGGCCTTGAGTGCGGAAATGACCTTGGATTTTACCGAACGTAATCGTCTGACCGGCACCAGAATGGTCTTTTCCATGATCGCAACGCTGATCGGCGGGGTTGTGGTTCAACCTCTGATCAATGCCTTTCCTAGTCAGGAACATGGACATCTTGTAATGGGGCTTGTTTTCGGTATCTTTTTTGCGGTTCCCTATCTTTTTGTATTTCTTGGAACCTGGGAGCTTCCCGTTATCCAAAAGCCTCTTGACAAAGGAAAATCTGTTTTTCGGAATTTCGGTTCGATCTATCAAAATCGCTCCTTTCGCATTCATATCATTATGTATATCTGCTCGTATGCCGCCATGGATATTCTGATGGCTTGGCTGAAATTCTATCTGATAGACTATCTGCGTAGACCCGATTTCATAACCGTTGGGCTTGGGACGATTCTTGTGAGTCAGATGGCAGCGCTCCCTCTATATGTTGGATTGGCCGATAAACGGGGACACGCAGTTTCTTACCGGATGGGATTAATGCTTTGGGGCCTCGCCATTGCTATGATGGCGTTTCAAACGCCCGATGGTTCCGTTGTCGTCTTATTTCTAAATTGTCTGCTGATCGGTGGCGGGATGTCCGCCGGGGTTGTCATTCCCTTCCAGCTGCTTCCCTTTGTTACCGATGTGGACACCCTGATGACCGGTGAACATCGTGCCGGTACCTACGCAGGTGCCATGACCCTTATCAGAAAGCTCATACAGGGAGCCTTTGTCCTGCCAATGCTTGGCCTGTTGCTCAATAGTATTGGTTACACCCCGCATCCCGCCGATGTTGAACTCGTGCAATCTGCCTCGACGATTTTCTGGCTCAGGGGCCTTTTCATTGCGTTCCCCCTGTTGCTCATTCTTGTGGGTATCAAAGCGAGTACCCGTTTCCCTATTACACCCGAAAGTCATGCCCTTCTTCGTTCCGAATTAGAGAGAGTAGAAGCGGGCGGAAGGCGGGAGGATGCCTCAGAACGGACAAAGGCGATATGCATGCAGCTTACCGGAAAACCCTATTAG
- a CDS encoding methyl-accepting chemotaxis protein: MSIAKKIVLGSLLIVMIMGTASVATTIRLQKAAISIREVAELGDWRLLGEQYRAQVYRLLSSAQSLLLREDERIPADDVMALRLSVSEIRKLHTTLAKVSSEIPQLRPEVSALSDEAISYIDRIDKEVILRLFARERVDPKIVESIAHDNIDTLEVKLRDLEGAIRTIIVDRTTDEERQAAAGIHWTVGGLVLTLLCVMLITFVLTKSIAGPVKKMGMLLSSLADGGADLALRLPDRGNDEIARMGGSFNQFMESLTEMVSQLSGTVSEGVFIGETLQKITQQEQEAAFVLRNGLNRVECNHETLGERIQNTLGGARSIRDLSGDIAGQLGLQHEHINTTMEQTTILVSDITMLSERSLAGIELLGLFSRNLEQGMNSLSRFEEVAGKTMDALDRMGSSLSAIEDIAGQTDVLAINAAIEAANAGEAGKGFGVVSTHIRSLSEEVGKGVGRILERLSEAKESLTTMRALIVTNSGIFSQLEASADKVVATFQEMHQKLGVVAESGESVGVQTHQLTERARSIERMAMSADANAAKIVQEFESMKEKGSGIENDLTEMVAQAAGLEHHAAMLLESSSRNASVADTLSGLIGKFTFPELDGQGAKEQTG; this comes from the coding sequence ATGAGTATTGCCAAGAAGATTGTCCTCGGTTCTTTGCTCATCGTTATGATTATGGGAACGGCGTCGGTCGCCACCACCATCAGATTGCAAAAGGCTGCAATTTCAATCCGTGAGGTTGCAGAGCTTGGTGACTGGCGATTACTCGGAGAACAATACAGGGCTCAGGTCTATCGCCTTTTGAGTTCCGCACAGTCACTGCTTCTTCGCGAGGACGAAAGGATTCCTGCGGATGATGTGATGGCATTGCGTCTTTCCGTAAGCGAAATACGAAAACTCCATACCACCCTTGCAAAGGTTTCTTCTGAAATACCGCAGCTGCGGCCTGAGGTATCGGCTCTTTCCGATGAAGCAATCTCCTATATCGATCGCATCGACAAAGAGGTCATTCTCAGGCTTTTCGCCCGGGAACGTGTTGACCCCAAGATCGTAGAGTCGATTGCTCATGATAATATTGATACCCTTGAAGTCAAATTGAGGGATCTTGAAGGCGCAATTAGGACGATCATTGTTGATCGAACCACAGATGAGGAGCGTCAGGCTGCAGCAGGTATACACTGGACAGTGGGGGGCCTTGTACTCACGCTTTTATGTGTGATGCTTATTACGTTTGTCTTGACGAAATCGATAGCAGGTCCGGTTAAGAAGATGGGAATGTTACTCTCATCGCTTGCCGATGGTGGTGCCGATCTTGCTTTGCGTCTTCCCGATCGTGGAAACGATGAGATAGCCCGTATGGGAGGAAGCTTTAATCAATTTATGGAATCCCTGACGGAGATGGTGTCTCAGCTTTCCGGTACTGTTTCCGAGGGTGTTTTTATTGGTGAAACCCTTCAAAAGATTACCCAACAGGAACAAGAAGCGGCTTTTGTGCTTCGCAACGGGCTCAATCGGGTAGAATGCAACCACGAAACACTTGGTGAGCGTATACAAAATACACTTGGCGGCGCACGATCTATTCGTGATCTTTCCGGCGATATCGCCGGGCAGCTCGGCTTGCAACATGAGCATATCAACACAACAATGGAACAGACTACCATCCTTGTTTCCGATATTACCATGCTGTCGGAAAGGAGTCTTGCCGGTATCGAACTGCTTGGTCTCTTTTCCCGAAACCTCGAACAGGGTATGAACTCTCTTTCTCGATTTGAAGAGGTGGCGGGAAAGACAATGGATGCTCTGGACAGGATGGGATCGTCTCTTTCCGCCATTGAAGATATAGCAGGACAAACAGATGTTCTTGCTATTAATGCCGCCATAGAGGCTGCTAATGCAGGAGAAGCCGGTAAGGGATTCGGTGTGGTTTCGACCCATATCCGTTCTCTTTCAGAAGAGGTCGGGAAGGGGGTCGGCAGAATCTTGGAGAGGCTTTCGGAAGCGAAAGAGAGCCTTACAACGATGAGGGCATTAATCGTCACCAACAGTGGTATTTTTTCCCAGCTCGAGGCATCGGCGGATAAGGTTGTTGCCACATTTCAGGAGATGCATCAAAAACTCGGCGTTGTGGCGGAATCCGGGGAAAGTGTCGGTGTCCAGACCCATCAACTGACGGAACGGGCGCGATCAATTGAACGGATGGCCATGTCTGCCGATGCAAATGCCGCAAAAATTGTTCAGGAATTTGAATCGATGAAAGAAAAGGGTTCGGGGATTGAAAATGATCTTACAGAGATGGTCGCCCAAGCTGCTGGCCTTGAGCATCACGCAGCAATGTTATTGGAAAGTTCCAGTCGAAACGCTTCCGTTGCCGACACCCTTTCGGGGCTCATCGGCAAATTCACCTTTCCCGAACTCGATGGCCAGGGAGCGAAAGAGCAGACGGGGTAG
- a CDS encoding FAD-dependent oxidoreductase, whose translation MREKKREQYDVVIIGGGAAGLTAGIYCGRARLKTLIIEKALVGGLATYTNEIANFPGFPEPLPGLDLMNLFKKQAEGFGVKFKGTDVKSVNFEGDVKIVETFRNIFEAKAVIVAAGGRPRVTTAKNEEKYLFDKGISFCATCDAAANTDKTVMVIGSGDAAIEEGMFLTKFAKKVIVSVIHDEGKMDCNEIAREQALSNPKMEFKWNTLADSFEGEEQLERVVLKNLKTGELDPVAVDTCFEFIGYLPNTEIFENILKLSKQKYVITNERMETGIPGVFAAGDVREKELKQVSTAVGDGAIAGVGAEKYIAETEMFEKQIMQKEKVGLIYVYSAINAPSRELLPVLQETAESYDGKIKMNVIDLYKGKTLCDRLSCDIEPMTIFYTKNGEVAAVSTDCSTPAVKKQLDALLA comes from the coding sequence ATGCGAGAAAAAAAGCGTGAACAATACGATGTTGTGATCATTGGAGGTGGAGCCGCAGGCCTTACCGCCGGAATCTACTGCGGGAGGGCACGCCTTAAAACCCTGATTATTGAAAAAGCCCTCGTTGGTGGTTTGGCTACCTATACCAACGAGATTGCGAACTTTCCCGGTTTTCCCGAACCTCTACCGGGCCTTGATCTGATGAACCTTTTTAAAAAGCAGGCCGAAGGTTTCGGAGTCAAATTCAAGGGAACAGATGTCAAGAGTGTGAATTTCGAGGGTGACGTGAAAATCGTCGAGACCTTCAGAAACATCTTTGAAGCAAAGGCTGTTATTGTAGCGGCCGGAGGACGCCCCCGGGTTACTACTGCCAAAAATGAAGAAAAGTATCTTTTCGATAAGGGCATTAGTTTTTGTGCAACCTGTGATGCCGCCGCCAATACCGATAAAACCGTCATGGTAATCGGAAGCGGTGATGCCGCTATCGAAGAAGGCATGTTTCTTACCAAATTTGCAAAGAAAGTTATTGTTTCCGTTATTCATGACGAAGGCAAGATGGACTGTAACGAGATTGCCAGGGAGCAGGCGCTTTCGAATCCAAAGATGGAGTTTAAATGGAACACCCTTGCCGATTCTTTCGAAGGGGAGGAGCAGCTTGAGCGTGTCGTTCTGAAAAACCTCAAAACCGGAGAACTTGATCCGGTGGCCGTTGATACCTGCTTCGAATTTATCGGCTATCTGCCCAATACCGAGATCTTTGAAAACATCCTGAAACTGAGCAAGCAGAAATATGTCATCACCAACGAAAGGATGGAGACGGGAATCCCCGGTGTTTTTGCGGCCGGTGATGTGCGGGAAAAGGAACTCAAACAGGTTTCTACCGCCGTGGGCGATGGTGCCATTGCCGGTGTCGGAGCGGAAAAATATATCGCCGAAACCGAAATGTTTGAAAAGCAGATCATGCAGAAAGAAAAGGTCGGCTTGATCTATGTTTACTCCGCCATCAATGCACCAAGTCGTGAATTGCTCCCTGTTCTCCAGGAGACCGCCGAGAGCTATGATGGTAAGATCAAGATGAATGTGATTGATCTCTATAAGGGGAAGACCCTCTGCGATAGGCTTAGCTGCGATATTGAGCCCATGACCATTTTTTATACGAAAAACGGAGAGGTCGCGGCCGTTAGTACCGATTGCTCGACGCCGGCGGTAAAAAAACAGTTGGATGCACTTTTGGCATAG
- a CDS encoding YeeE/YedE thiosulfate transporter family protein: protein MSDEKKPDQQSTGQSSIRRSTSSRSSGRSRKKKKNQLPIGIAVLAVVVLIAILLGMKNELLAFFWITGIAFGYILQRARFCFTAAMRDPMLTGGTSLTKAVLIAFAFTSIGFIAIKYGAFARGLPIPGQGYVVPVSFATVVGSFMFGIGMVIAGGCASGTLMRVGEGFLMQVLSLFFFVIGSLWGAHDFGWWKLHVIMKGKAIFLPDLFGWIGAVIIQLLVIVLLWIAADKWEKHKNA, encoded by the coding sequence GTGAGTGACGAAAAGAAGCCCGATCAGCAGAGTACCGGGCAGAGTTCGATCCGCCGGTCGACTTCTTCCCGAAGTAGTGGGAGAAGTAGAAAGAAAAAGAAAAACCAACTGCCGATCGGCATTGCCGTTCTTGCGGTTGTGGTTCTTATCGCAATCCTGCTTGGAATGAAAAATGAATTGCTTGCATTTTTCTGGATTACGGGAATTGCTTTCGGGTATATCCTGCAGCGTGCTCGTTTCTGCTTCACCGCGGCCATGCGGGATCCAATGCTGACAGGTGGAACGAGTCTTACAAAGGCCGTATTGATAGCCTTTGCCTTTACCTCGATCGGTTTTATTGCGATTAAGTATGGGGCCTTTGCGCGGGGTTTACCGATTCCCGGGCAGGGATATGTGGTGCCCGTTAGCTTTGCGACGGTCGTCGGCTCTTTCATGTTCGGTATCGGGATGGTCATTGCGGGTGGCTGTGCCTCCGGTACCTTGATGCGTGTTGGCGAAGGATTTCTTATGCAGGTCCTTTCACTCTTTTTCTTTGTCATCGGTTCGCTGTGGGGGGCCCATGATTTCGGTTGGTGGAAACTTCATGTGATCATGAAGGGGAAGGCGATATTTCTGCCTGATCTGTTTGGATGGATCGGCGCAGTTATCATTCAGTTGCTTGTCATTGTGCTATTGTGGATAGCCGCGGACAAGTGGGAAAAACATAAAAACGCTTAA
- a CDS encoding pyridoxal-phosphate dependent enzyme, producing MIDTQDFVAAHRLIRRYANLTPICTSSSLDAICKAEIAWKCESFQKVGAFKFRGAINAVFSLPKEEAARGVATHSSGNHAQAVALAAKMAGIPAHIVMPENAPPVKVAAVKGYGGKVRFCSPTLEAREAGLKKVIEETGAAFIHPSENLKVITGQGTALLELLEQAPELEAVLVPVGGGGLASGSARAAALFHPGLKVYGVEPEQADDAWRSLTTGKLVRPEHTDTIADGLRTALGPNTFSILSQHLAGIVTVSEQAILDALRLIWERMKLVVEPSAAVPLAAFLENKVPELTGKRVGIILSGGNVSFPEWS from the coding sequence ATGATCGATACCCAGGATTTTGTTGCTGCACACAGGTTGATTCGTCGTTATGCAAACCTGACACCGATATGTACGTCGAGCAGTCTTGATGCAATATGTAAAGCAGAGATCGCCTGGAAATGTGAATCCTTCCAAAAGGTGGGGGCATTCAAATTTCGGGGAGCGATCAATGCTGTGTTTTCACTGCCGAAAGAAGAAGCGGCCAGGGGCGTGGCCACCCACAGCTCCGGCAACCACGCCCAGGCGGTGGCCCTGGCGGCAAAGATGGCCGGGATACCGGCTCACATTGTTATGCCGGAGAACGCTCCGCCGGTAAAGGTTGCAGCGGTAAAGGGCTACGGAGGAAAGGTGCGTTTTTGCTCCCCAACCCTTGAGGCGCGGGAAGCGGGGCTGAAGAAGGTTATAGAAGAAACCGGGGCTGCCTTCATCCATCCCTCCGAAAACCTGAAGGTTATCACGGGTCAGGGAACCGCCTTGCTGGAATTACTCGAGCAGGCACCTGAGCTGGAGGCCGTGCTTGTGCCTGTCGGAGGAGGAGGGCTTGCAAGTGGCTCTGCCAGGGCCGCAGCCCTCTTTCATCCGGGCCTGAAGGTGTACGGGGTGGAACCCGAACAGGCCGACGATGCGTGGAGAAGCCTTACCACGGGAAAGCTGGTTCGCCCGGAACATACGGATACCATTGCCGACGGGCTTCGAACAGCCCTCGGTCCCAATACATTTTCCATCCTCTCACAGCATCTGGCCGGTATTGTCACCGTATCGGAACAAGCGATTCTCGATGCTCTGAGGCTCATATGGGAGCGTATGAAACTGGTGGTAGAGCCCTCGGCGGCAGTTCCTCTTGCCGCCTTTCTTGAAAATAAAGTGCCTGAGCTTACCGGGAAACGGGTAGGCATCATACTTTCGGGGGGAAACGTCTCCTTCCCGGAATGGAGCTAA
- a CDS encoding YeeE/YedE thiosulfate transporter family protein, producing the protein MAIKDNEYYKKFLKEAWPYVTGAVLLSLFQIVTLAVTGSPWGVSGILANWGAWLYQAVGGSVDKWYYFASEGAQRTLENGILNHGGSMRNFGIIFGALLATLLASGFKIKKIKSWKQVVAAILGGLLMGYGARIGFGCNIGALFSGIASFSLSGWVYAVFLFIGAMVGSKLLVKFFM; encoded by the coding sequence TTGGCAATTAAGGATAATGAGTATTACAAGAAATTTTTGAAAGAGGCGTGGCCCTATGTTACCGGCGCCGTGCTCCTTTCTCTTTTCCAGATTGTCACCCTCGCGGTAACCGGAAGCCCCTGGGGGGTTTCCGGCATCCTTGCAAACTGGGGCGCATGGCTCTATCAGGCCGTCGGCGGCAGTGTGGATAAATGGTACTATTTTGCAAGCGAAGGGGCCCAGCGGACCCTTGAGAACGGAATCTTGAACCACGGCGGAAGCATGCGTAATTTCGGCATCATTTTCGGAGCACTTCTTGCCACCTTGCTTGCATCCGGTTTCAAGATCAAGAAGATTAAGTCATGGAAGCAGGTTGTTGCCGCAATTCTCGGTGGCCTTTTGATGGGCTACGGTGCCCGAATCGGCTTTGGTTGTAATATTGGTGCACTTTTTAGTGGTATTGCCTCTTTCAGCCTTTCCGGTTGGGTCTATGCCGTGTTCCTTTTTATTGGGGCGATGGTGGGCAGTAAGCTTCTTGTGAAATTTTTCATGTGA
- a CDS encoding Hsp20/alpha crystallin family protein, with amino-acid sequence MRYMINYKPAFDFDTMLNSIFTPNDRWLQNGPAVNIIEEPDQYRLEAELPGLSENEVEVKIDDRVLTIGSQRSEEDETNREKEENKAPNYLIRERRERSFSRSFVLPKDVDSEKISGSFNSGILTIILEKLPEVKPRKIKVQAA; translated from the coding sequence ATGAGATACATGATCAATTACAAACCGGCCTTTGATTTCGACACGATGCTTAATTCCATTTTCACCCCGAACGATCGGTGGCTGCAGAATGGTCCTGCTGTTAATATCATTGAGGAGCCCGATCAGTACCGGCTCGAAGCGGAACTTCCCGGGCTGAGTGAAAACGAGGTTGAGGTAAAAATCGACGACAGGGTTCTGACCATCGGTTCACAGAGATCAGAAGAGGATGAAACGAATCGGGAGAAAGAGGAAAACAAGGCCCCAAACTATCTTATCAGAGAGCGAAGGGAACGCTCCTTTTCTCGAAGTTTCGTGCTTCCCAAGGATGTAGATAGCGAAAAGATAAGCGGGTCCTTCAACAGCGGAATTCTTACCATCATCCTTGAAAAACTTCCGGAGGTAAAACCCCGGAAGATAAAGGTACAGGCGGCATAA
- a CDS encoding ketopantoate reductase family protein, giving the protein MTRIAILGAGALGSLYAYELSKVPSNSCFFIADGDRAKRLKKALPTVNGAKLRAEVREPNEGSPADLLIVSLKYHHLQEALASALPFVGEQTTIISVMNGVDSEEIIAARLGQNHVVHCVALGMDALRENGKVHYTTCGRLVIGRPEKGRTDVQEDRDIGKIETVCRGSGIGLEVSDDILKSLWWKFMINIGVNQISAITGASYRFFQDRKSPAHALMNDTMKEVVLVAQKKGIGLDETDIAAWYTVLDSLGPDNKTSMLQDVEAGRKTEVEMFAGILLKLGKEEGLDLPINSFILKTILSIEGVAGI; this is encoded by the coding sequence GTGACACGGATAGCCATTTTGGGAGCAGGTGCGCTCGGATCGCTTTATGCTTACGAGCTGTCGAAGGTGCCGTCGAACAGTTGTTTCTTTATTGCCGATGGGGATCGAGCGAAACGACTCAAAAAGGCCTTACCTACAGTAAATGGGGCAAAGCTCCGAGCCGAAGTCAGGGAACCGAATGAAGGCTCTCCTGCCGACCTCCTCATTGTGTCCCTTAAATATCATCATCTGCAAGAGGCTCTTGCTTCGGCCCTTCCCTTTGTGGGGGAACAAACCACCATTATATCGGTTATGAACGGAGTCGATAGTGAAGAAATTATTGCCGCCCGTTTGGGCCAGAACCATGTTGTTCACTGTGTCGCGCTCGGTATGGATGCCCTGCGAGAAAATGGGAAGGTGCATTATACAACATGCGGAAGGCTTGTCATTGGAAGGCCAGAAAAAGGGCGAACGGACGTTCAAGAAGATCGGGATATCGGAAAGATCGAAACCGTTTGTCGTGGATCGGGCATCGGTCTTGAGGTCTCGGATGATATCCTAAAATCGCTTTGGTGGAAGTTCATGATCAATATCGGAGTGAACCAGATATCGGCGATCACCGGAGCATCGTACCGTTTTTTCCAGGACCGCAAAAGTCCGGCACACGCCTTAATGAATGATACCATGAAAGAGGTCGTTCTTGTTGCGCAAAAGAAGGGAATAGGACTCGATGAGACGGATATCGCTGCTTGGTATACGGTTCTGGATAGCCTGGGGCCCGATAATAAGACATCGATGCTCCAGGATGTTGAAGCGGGGCGAAAAACGGAAGTTGAGATGTTTGCCGGAATTCTCCTGAAACTCGGCAAAGAAGAGGGACTTGATCTTCCGATCAATAGCTTTATCCTCAAAACCATTCTATCTATCGAAGGGGTGGCAGGCATATAG
- a CDS encoding lysophospholipid acyltransferase family protein, whose amino-acid sequence MIPDNIDVAHRQTFQGKLLRLRRRFAKRILHWFFHHHVDLTIEGIEHVPDNGPLLVLPNHLSNLDGPMILGLFPRDIEMVGPGDFRVEFMKLAMMKLYGMTLIKRGYTDRTGMNTIMHHLKAKRAVLMFPSGGMWEKRNFENKVGALYFSQLTGAPMLPAGISGAYLKGRAAFFFGKPKLVLRFGEVIPPISHEGNKRERAERLEKVSRELADKIFALLEPEEQERYSRWARELYSFEFIMPEQAKEPKKPVPTPSAMPALAQFVHKPNLFRPMWKHARKDMDPFRKGKSYPIKRTKKSAEAMRENLTGAFDHYIPYRLGNDAYKEILQELDQCIAYCDELTKAGWKRVQVRSVAYDPKTGERRKRLITG is encoded by the coding sequence ATGATTCCAGACAACATCGATGTTGCGCACCGCCAAACCTTCCAGGGAAAGCTTTTACGCCTCAGACGCCGCTTCGCAAAGCGAATACTACATTGGTTCTTTCACCATCATGTGGACCTGACCATTGAAGGCATAGAGCATGTACCTGATAACGGTCCACTCCTGGTATTGCCGAATCATCTTTCAAATCTCGACGGTCCGATGATCCTCGGATTGTTTCCACGCGATATTGAGATGGTCGGCCCAGGTGATTTTCGTGTCGAATTCATGAAACTGGCAATGATGAAGCTGTACGGAATGACACTCATCAAACGTGGGTATACCGACAGAACGGGAATGAATACCATCATGCATCATCTCAAGGCAAAACGCGCCGTACTCATGTTTCCATCGGGCGGAATGTGGGAAAAAAGAAATTTTGAAAACAAGGTAGGGGCCCTCTATTTTTCCCAACTCACCGGTGCGCCGATGCTGCCTGCAGGAATAAGCGGCGCCTATTTAAAGGGGCGCGCGGCATTCTTTTTCGGTAAGCCCAAATTGGTCCTTAGATTCGGCGAAGTGATACCGCCGATCAGCCATGAAGGAAATAAGCGAGAGCGGGCAGAACGCCTGGAAAAGGTGTCCAGGGAACTTGCCGATAAGATCTTTGCCCTCCTCGAACCGGAAGAGCAGGAACGATACAGCCGATGGGCGCGGGAACTATACTCCTTTGAATTCATCATGCCGGAGCAAGCCAAGGAACCGAAAAAACCGGTACCCACGCCATCGGCAATGCCGGCCCTCGCCCAATTTGTCCACAAACCAAATCTTTTTCGTCCCATGTGGAAACATGCACGAAAGGATATGGACCCCTTTCGGAAAGGAAAAAGCTACCCGATCAAGCGAACCAAAAAATCCGCCGAGGCAATGAGGGAAAACCTCACCGGCGCCTTCGATCATTACATTCCCTATCGTCTGGGCAACGATGCTTACAAGGAAATTCTGCAGGAGCTCGACCAGTGTATTGCCTATTGCGACGAGCTCACAAAAGCAGGATGGAAAAGGGTACAGGTTCGTTCTGTTGCGTATGACCCGAAAACAGGGGAACGGCGTAAACGGCTTATTACTGGATAG